TTTTATTCATTATTTTAAGGTTAGCAGTTGGAAATCCAAGCATTCTACCAAGTTTCTTACCGTGCTCAACAATTCCAGAAATTAAAAGTGGTCTACCTAAAAATAAATTAGCCTTTGCCATTTTACCATCTAATATAAGTTTTCTTATAACAGTTGAACTAAGGATTTTCCCTCTACATTCAATTGGTGGTATAACATTTATCTTAATATCCATTTTATGTGTATATTCCTTTAGGAATTCTGTATTTCCACTTCCCTTTTGACCAAAGGTATAATTGAAACCAATAAAAATTTCCCTAGCTCCTAATTTTTCAACTAGGATTTTGTCTATGAAATCTTCCTTTGTAATATTTGCAAAGTCATTATCAAAGGTTTGTAAAACAACATAGTCAACTCCAAGTTCTTCTAAAATAAATAATTTTTCCTTTGTAGTATTGATCATTTTAGGTTTTTTATCTGGAAAAATTACTTCTAAAGGATGATTTAAAAAAGTGTAAACAACAGAAATACCATTGTTTTCCTTAGCCTTATCAACAGCTCCTTGTATAAGTTTTCTATGTCCCCTATGAATTCCATCAAAAGTACCTAGTGCAACATAACTATTATTTAATTTTTCATCGCATTTTAATATATCTTTAATTACTTTCATGTGAAAATTTTACTCCTTTTAATTTTCTTTTAGTAGTTCCTTATAAATAGCTTCAATACGTCTAAATCTATTTCTTATACCTGATTTTGATATTCCTATCATCTCAGCTAATTCTTGAAGAGAACTTTCAGGATTTTTAAGTCTTAGAAAAGCTATTTCCTCTAATACAGGAGTTAACTCATTAAGTCCTATTTTTTTCCCAATATAGTTAATCATTCTAGTTTGTTTCAAGCCAGTGTTTAAGGATTTTGTTTCATTTGCCACTTCCCAATTCATTTCTCTAATTGTTTTATTTTTTAGATCTTTCATCATGGTAGTTTCTTCATATTTATAAAATTCTTTAATGGCACCTAGCATAACAAGTACATCTAATATATCTTCTGAATTTCTAAAATATACAAGTTTCTTTTTTCTTTTATCAGTAATAAAAACTTTTTTATGTAAATTTTCAAATATTCTAAATAATTCTTCTCCAATTTCAATGTTATCAATGAAAAAATCCAAGGCATATTCCTTTTCAGGTGATTTAATATATCCACTCATAAGAAACAATCCTCTTATGAATCCAACTCTTTTTTCCTCATCCTTTAGAAGCTGATCCTCTTTGCAAGTTGCTAGTATTCTTAAAAGATCTTTAAATCCATGTTGATTTTCAATTATAATAACATATACCTTATGTTCTCCAAAATGTTTACTTACAAGATATTTAACTCTTATGTTTAAAGTTGTAACTTCCTTTAATATTCTATATACTCTATTGGCAAGTTCAATACTTTCTAATTTTAACTCTATTCTATCTTCAAGTATAGCATTTTTTACCTCTAAAATTCCACGTAATTCTGCTACTTTTTCTTTAGTTGTATAACTTGATTTTTTTATAATTTCATTTTTTACTTTGTAGGTATAGGACATGTATATTTCTCCTTTCTGAAACTATTTAGTTTCTGCCCAATTTTCACCAATTGCACCATTAACTTTTAACCTTACATTTTCAAAATGTACAGTATTTTCCATAATTTTTTCTATAATTTTTTTATAGTCTTCTACCTTGTCTTCCTTTACTTGGAAAATAAGTTCATCATGCACTTGTAATAGCATTTGGATATCTTCTTTATCTTTTATTTCATCATATACTTCAATCATTACCTTTTTAATAATTTCAGCAGCAGTACCTTGAATAACTGTGTTTACTGCCATTCTATCTGCTTGGTTTCTAAGGTTTTTATTTTTAGAATTTATTCCATCTATGTCTCTTCTTCTTTTAAAATATGTTTCTGAATAACCAGTTTTAGTTGCATTTTCTATGATGCTTTCCTCTAGTTCCTTTACTTTTGGGTATTCTTTAAAATATCTATCAATATATGAAGCAGCTTCTGCTCTAGTTATTTTTAATTCATTTGAAAGACCAAATGGAGTTTTACCATATATAATACTAAAATTTACTATTTTAGCCATTGATCTTTGTTTAGATGTAACCTCTTCATCTTCATTTAAGTCAAATATTCTTTTAGCTGTTAAACTATGTAAATCTTGATCTTCCTTGTAGGCTTTTATCAAGCTTTCATCCTTTGATATTTCAGCTAGAACTCTCAATTCTATTTGTGAATAATCTATTCCAAGAAGTTTATATCCTGGTTTAGTAATAAATCCTTCTCTTATTTCAATTCCCTCTTCTGTTTTAACAGGTATATTTTGTAAATTAGGATCAGATGAAGATAGTCTTCCTGTAGCTGTTCCTGTTTGATTAAATGTAGTGTGGATAATATTATTTTTATCAGCTGTCTTAGGAAGAGCGTCTATATAAGTTGATTTTAATTTAGAAAATTTTCTATAATCTAATATATATTTAGCAATTTCTTCTCCTCTGTTATGAAGTACCTCTAAAACTTCACTGTTAGTTGAATATCCAGTTTTAGTTTTTTTAACAGGATCAATATTCAATTTGAAAAATAAAACTTCAGCCAATTGTTTTGGAGAGTTTAAGTTAAATTCTTCCCCAGCAATTTCATAAACTTTTTGTTCAGCTCTATCTAATATCTCTCCAACTTCTTTTCCCATTTTTGAAAAATAATCTTTGTTTATTAGTATTCCATTTTCTTCCATATTATTTAAAACTTCAATTAAAGGCATTTCAATATCATGTAAAACCTCAAGGAGATTTTTATCCTTTAGATCTTCTATTAAATCCTTATATACTTCCTTAATAAGCTTAACTCTTTTGATTAAATAATCTGAGAAATCTTCCATTGAAATATTTTCAGGAAGTTCCTTTTTAAAAACTTCGCTATATTTATAGATTCCCTCAATACCTTCTCTCATTGCAATAGCTTCAATACCAACTCTAGTTTGAGAAGTTATTAAGTGGTATGCAAGCATTTCATCAAGATCCATTTTTTCAACAGGTAATTTATATATATTTTTCAAAATATTTTTAAAATCATAGGTTACAAATTTCTTATCTAAGTTAAATATTTTTTCCAAATGTTTTTTATCTAAGTTTGTATGAGTATCCCCTAACTTTAAATTGTGGAAAAGTGGAATGTAGTAGTTTGTTTTTCTTGAAATAAATGATATACCAGGTCCCTCTTGATAGAAATAAATTCTCTCTTCCCCTTTTAAGTCATCTATCATATTATTAAGGGTATCTGTTGTGGAAACTATAATAGTAGTAGTCTCTATAACTTTTTCCTTAACTTCATTATTTCCAAAAAGAAGTCCCATTTGAGAAGAATTTTCTTCAAAGGATTTTTTAGGAATAGAGGTAACTTCATCATTTTTAACTTCAGCAGCCTTTTCAGGTTCCTTAGTTTCAGCTTCTTTTATTTTTTCAACAACTTCATCTAATTTCATTCTTTTAATAAGAGCTCTAAATCCAAGTTCCTTAAAGAGAGCTAATAATTTTTCACTATTTATATGAAATGCTAAATCTTCAATTTTAATATCAATTTCAATATTTTTTTTAATAACAGCAAGCTTTCTACTTAAAAATGCAAGTTCTTTATCCTCTATTATATTTTTAATAAGTCCAGGTCCTATTCCAGGAAGCTCCTTTAAATGGTCTACATTTTCATAGATACCCTCTAGATCTTTATATTTTGTTAGCATGGGAATTGCTTTTTTAGGTCCAACTTTTCTAACACCAGGGATCCCATCACTTTTATCCCCAATAAGTCCAAATAGGTCAGGTATTTTATTTGCTGGAACTCCAAGATGTTCTATAACATCCTCGTTATTTGAAATTATTTTAAATCCACCATTTTCACCTTTACCCATAAGACAAATATTTATATTTTCATCAACTAATTGAGCTAAATCCTTATCCCCTGTAATTATAAAAACTTCATAACCTTCACGGGAGAATTTCTTACTAATAGTTCCAAGAACATCATCAGCTTCATATCCATTTATTTTATATTTTTCTATACCAAAGGAATCTAGTACTTCATCAATTCTAGGAAGTTGAGTAAGTAAATCTTCTGGCATAGCTTGTCTATCTTTTTTATAATCTTTATATATTTCACTTCTTTTTAAAGTTGCTCTTTTTACATCTTTAGCAGCACCTATAAAATCTGGAGAAAATTGTCTAATAACACTAAGTAAAGTATTGGTAAATCCATATACTGCACCTGTAGGTTCATTTTTTGTTCTAAAATTCATGTTTGCATAAAATGCTCTATACATTATTGCACTTGTATCTAATAATACTATTTTCTTCATCATTTAGGCCTCCAAATTATAATTTGCTCCTAATTATACCATATATAGCATTATAATTGAATGCTATTTAAATTATACTTTGAGTATATTTCTTGTTTTTATATGTATTTTTTGCTATAATTGAGTGAGCAAATATTATAAATAAAATTATAAACTTGGGAGGTTTTTATATGAATTTAATTGTTTTAACTGGAAGATTAACAAGAGACCCAGAACTAAAATATGGTCAAAGCGGAAAGGCTTACTCAAGATTTTCTATAGCTGTTGATAGAACATTTCAAAAGGGTGAAGCTGATTTTATAAATTGTGTAGCATTTGGAAAAACTGCTGAACTTATTGGAGAATATTTGAGAAAAGGTAAAAAAGTAGGAGTTCAAGGTGCTTTACAAATGAATAGATATGAAGTGAACGGAGAAAAAAGAACATCTTATGATGTTGTAGTTTCCAATATAGAATTTTTAGAACCAAAATCAGGAGCAGGAGCACAACATGCACCTGAACAAAAAAATTATGAAAAGCCAACACCATCAAGTGCACCATCGGCACCAGTTGATGATGATGAATTTCCATTCTAAAGCTATTTAACTAAACTTTTATAAATTTATTTACGACACGGAGGGATTATGAAAAAAAATAGTATTCTTATTCTAGATTTTGGTTCTCAATATAACCAATTAATTGCTAGAAGAATAAGAGAGATGGGGGTTTACGCAGAAATCGTTCCCTATTTTGAACCAATTGAAAAAATTAAGGAAAGAGAGCCTAAGGGAATTATTTTATCAGGTGGACCAGCTTCTGTTTATTTAGAAGATGCTTTTATGATTGATAAGGAAATATACAATTTAGGAATTCCTATGCTTACTGTTTGTTATGGTATGCAACTTACTAATTACCTTTTAGGGGGAAAAGTAGAAGCTGCTGCTAAACAAGAATTTGGAAAAGCTCATCTTTTAATAGATGATATTGAAAGTCCTTTATTTGAAGGTATTCCAAATGATTCACAAGTATGGATGAGTCATCAAGACCATGTTGTTCAATTGGCACCTGGTTTTAAACAAATAGCTCATACTGATTCTTGTATTGCAACTTGTTGCAATGAAGAAAAAAACATCTATGGAGTTCAATTTCATCCAGAAGTAACTCACACTGAATATGGAAAAGAAATCTATAAAAACTTTGTTTTTAACATTGCAAAATGTGAAGAAAACTGGAGCATGACAAACTATATAGATGAAACTGTAAAAAACATTAAGGAAAAGGTTGGAGATAAGAAAGTTTTACTTGGACTTTCAGGAGGGGTAGATTCCTCTGTAGCTGCGACTTTAATTCATAAAGCAATTGGAGATCAATTAATTTGTATCTTTGTTGATACTGGGCTTTTAAGAAAAAATGAAGGAAAAACTGTTATGGAAGTATATGCTGAAAATTTCCATATGAATATTAAATGTGTTGACGCTGAAGAAAGATTCTTAACAAAATTAGCAGGGGTTTCTGATCCTGAAAAGAAAAGAAAAATAATTGGAAATGAATTTATTGAAGTGTTCAATGAAGAAGCTTCTAAATTAGAAGATGTTGATTTCCTAGCACAAGGAACTATATATCCTGATGTTATTGAATCACAATCTGTAAAAGGACCTTCTATGACAATTAAATCTCATCATAATGTTGGAGGACTTCCTGAAGATATGCACTTTACTCTTCTTGAACCACTAAGAGAATTATTTAAAGATGAGGTTAGAAAAGTTGGAAGAGAACTTGGAATACCAGATCATATGGTTGACAGACATCCATTCCCAGGTCCAGGACTTGGAATCAGAATTTTAGGAGATGTGGATAAAGAGAAAGCTGATATATTAAGAGAAGCTGACGCTATATTTATTGAAGAATTAAGAAAAGCTGATTTATATACAAAAGTAAGTCAAGCATTTGTAGTTCTTTTACCTGTAAAATCTGTTGGAGTTATGGGAGACGTTAGAACTTATGAATATACTGCAGTTCTTAGATCTGCAAACACTATTGACTTTATGACTGCTACTTGGTCAAAACTTCCATTTGATTTCTTAGAATTAGTTTCTAATAGAATTATAAATGAGGTAAAAGGAATCAATAGATTAACTTATGACATATCATCTAAACCACCAGCTACCATTGAGTGGGAATAGTAGCAATAATAAAAAACCAGAAGAGAGAAATCCCTTCTGGTTTTATTTATTTAATTTGCTTTTTAAAGGTATAAATTTTTAATATTTGACTCTAAATAAAATTGTAAGCAGATAAATTTTAAAATTAGGAGAAGAAAAATGGCTATAAATAAAATTATTAAAATTTTTGAATTAGATTGTGAAATAGCAATGGATATAGAATTTTCATTTAAAGAATTCTTAATAAGAAATTTTGGAAATAAGAAAATAAAAATTACACAGTATTCAGAATTAAATGATAGTTTTTTTCAAGAAAATAGATCCGAGAGTATTTCTCTATTAGGAATTTGTTCTTTTATTCTTGATTATCCTTTGTCTTTTTTTGATGTGAAAAAATTATCTAGAGAAGTTTTAGAAGTAGGAGAAGAAAGAGAAATAATAAGTTATAATAAAATGATTGTAAATGATATAGATTATTCAAGTGATTTAGATAAATTAATAAAACTTTTAGCTAATAATGACAAATCTATTTTAACTGTATTAGACAGATTTAGAAAAGGTTTATTTATGGAGTGTGAAAGTACTCATAGAGCTTCTGATTTATATAATGATGAAG
The window above is part of the Fusobacterium sp. IOR10 genome. Proteins encoded here:
- a CDS encoding bifunctional riboflavin kinase/FAD synthetase, producing MKVIKDILKCDEKLNNSYVALGTFDGIHRGHRKLIQGAVDKAKENNGISVVYTFLNHPLEVIFPDKKPKMINTTKEKLFILEELGVDYVVLQTFDNDFANITKEDFIDKILVEKLGAREIFIGFNYTFGQKGSGNTEFLKEYTHKMDIKINVIPPIECRGKILSSTVIRKLILDGKMAKANLFLGRPLLISGIVEHGKKLGRMLGFPTANLKIMNKIYPPFGIYGGTVKIEGEDIIHTAVINIGENPTLKPGELSVEVHILDFQGDLYGKRIYVNLEKHLRDEKKFDSIEELVKGIGNDVKRWRKFKRK
- the whiA gene encoding DNA-binding protein WhiA, with amino-acid sequence MSYTYKVKNEIIKKSSYTTKEKVAELRGILEVKNAILEDRIELKLESIELANRVYRILKEVTTLNIRVKYLVSKHFGEHKVYVIIIENQHGFKDLLRILATCKEDQLLKDEEKRVGFIRGLFLMSGYIKSPEKEYALDFFIDNIEIGEELFRIFENLHKKVFITDKRKKKLVYFRNSEDILDVLVMLGAIKEFYKYEETTMMKDLKNKTIREMNWEVANETKSLNTGLKQTRMINYIGKKIGLNELTPVLEEIAFLRLKNPESSLQELAEMIGISKSGIRNRFRRIEAIYKELLKEN
- the polA gene encoding DNA polymerase I, yielding MKKIVLLDTSAIMYRAFYANMNFRTKNEPTGAVYGFTNTLLSVIRQFSPDFIGAAKDVKRATLKRSEIYKDYKKDRQAMPEDLLTQLPRIDEVLDSFGIEKYKINGYEADDVLGTISKKFSREGYEVFIITGDKDLAQLVDENINICLMGKGENGGFKIISNNEDVIEHLGVPANKIPDLFGLIGDKSDGIPGVRKVGPKKAIPMLTKYKDLEGIYENVDHLKELPGIGPGLIKNIIEDKELAFLSRKLAVIKKNIEIDIKIEDLAFHINSEKLLALFKELGFRALIKRMKLDEVVEKIKEAETKEPEKAAEVKNDEVTSIPKKSFEENSSQMGLLFGNNEVKEKVIETTTIIVSTTDTLNNMIDDLKGEERIYFYQEGPGISFISRKTNYYIPLFHNLKLGDTHTNLDKKHLEKIFNLDKKFVTYDFKNILKNIYKLPVEKMDLDEMLAYHLITSQTRVGIEAIAMREGIEGIYKYSEVFKKELPENISMEDFSDYLIKRVKLIKEVYKDLIEDLKDKNLLEVLHDIEMPLIEVLNNMEENGILINKDYFSKMGKEVGEILDRAEQKVYEIAGEEFNLNSPKQLAEVLFFKLNIDPVKKTKTGYSTNSEVLEVLHNRGEEIAKYILDYRKFSKLKSTYIDALPKTADKNNIIHTTFNQTGTATGRLSSSDPNLQNIPVKTEEGIEIREGFITKPGYKLLGIDYSQIELRVLAEISKDESLIKAYKEDQDLHSLTAKRIFDLNEDEEVTSKQRSMAKIVNFSIIYGKTPFGLSNELKITRAEAASYIDRYFKEYPKVKELEESIIENATKTGYSETYFKRRRDIDGINSKNKNLRNQADRMAVNTVIQGTAAEIIKKVMIEVYDEIKDKEDIQMLLQVHDELIFQVKEDKVEDYKKIIEKIMENTVHFENVRLKVNGAIGENWAETK
- a CDS encoding single-stranded DNA-binding protein, which codes for MNLIVLTGRLTRDPELKYGQSGKAYSRFSIAVDRTFQKGEADFINCVAFGKTAELIGEYLRKGKKVGVQGALQMNRYEVNGEKRTSYDVVVSNIEFLEPKSGAGAQHAPEQKNYEKPTPSSAPSAPVDDDEFPF
- the guaA gene encoding glutamine-hydrolyzing GMP synthase is translated as MKKNSILILDFGSQYNQLIARRIREMGVYAEIVPYFEPIEKIKEREPKGIILSGGPASVYLEDAFMIDKEIYNLGIPMLTVCYGMQLTNYLLGGKVEAAAKQEFGKAHLLIDDIESPLFEGIPNDSQVWMSHQDHVVQLAPGFKQIAHTDSCIATCCNEEKNIYGVQFHPEVTHTEYGKEIYKNFVFNIAKCEENWSMTNYIDETVKNIKEKVGDKKVLLGLSGGVDSSVAATLIHKAIGDQLICIFVDTGLLRKNEGKTVMEVYAENFHMNIKCVDAEERFLTKLAGVSDPEKKRKIIGNEFIEVFNEEASKLEDVDFLAQGTIYPDVIESQSVKGPSMTIKSHHNVGGLPEDMHFTLLEPLRELFKDEVRKVGRELGIPDHMVDRHPFPGPGLGIRILGDVDKEKADILREADAIFIEELRKADLYTKVSQAFVVLLPVKSVGVMGDVRTYEYTAVLRSANTIDFMTATWSKLPFDFLELVSNRIINEVKGINRLTYDISSKPPATIEWE